The following are encoded together in the Conger conger chromosome 11, fConCon1.1, whole genome shotgun sequence genome:
- the lifra gene encoding LIF receptor subunit alpha a: MNSLFWWALLVALRFSVSLGQDGVPPPVPQGVRVEADFGSQVLSISWEKDPTSPMLYDVQVLRTELMEVVYNETIEMRADFPGKVYRVNWTSSVPLECTSHSVRLRSQHQQLTSEWSPLETVLGMDIPINSNAKMYPQDKVVPVGSNMTFCCIMKEGNTSGRFLYKSSHLPSVRLSRRSYACTVTNQRPSIPSGTNVLCVDEEQGLRAGSGAVVFVGFPPGDESLVCETRDLVSVECEWSTGRDTHLKGVSRQTYYTLNGRNCTDANKRAFGGKKVSRLQCQLSVTLEQGDRNWTLVAKNPLGTIQLTDTADLNHRVRPRAPLGVTGEVRSRNASLRWRWGTRGYATLPLECQVLVNSSEEGSRTFESSGRGLTQAVVQGLQPDLVYAARVRCRLRGALWKWGDWSSDYTLKTQEECADALDIWAWMDTNQTGYIKWKPLPKRQSHGQILGYQVTYGRPGQEDWQTLSLPPTNHSAGLQLGLDGDYIITVTARNSAGDSPPASITVPKFGAEKVHTPYKVYGSDGGFDLSWAADVNTTCGYVVEWHRTGKLDCNWEKEPDGNTSARIESESFEAGVQYSFSIYACTPGAPELLGRRVGYVKELAPAQHVSRLTVQQYGSDALLSWDEIPLEKRRGFICGYTIYISNGSHLVPIENISSPARNHTVKNLQPGSYKFTVKAYTSAGPDGGVTVSLRLDPSTDWLVGEILIALGAMSGFLILMTIICYKKRRWVKKTFYPEIPEPKLQEEWPTTPGMFVSRTLDVEPCPHNTVHIVENPERESGKLEPTVVLEDEVEGDDSSGDSSTDTDSSDPVVLRYYNQVVDDGSRGPPSTDSSASSSTSMASARTDVTYTGIQTSPCSSAAVAPLEAVQAGSYRPQMAPAPELQEPQLDTSEPADLPLLGGFGGYQPQSTWREDSPESHSLNCSLGSPTSVSSSQFLLPDPSAEDEAEHAPSTTWFHNLLSGKP; encoded by the exons ATGAACAGCCTGTTCTGGTGGGCCTTGCTTGTGGCCCTGCGCTTCAGTGTAAGCCTGGGCCAAGATG GTGTTCCACCTCCAGTACCACAGGGGGTGAGAGTGGAGGCAGATTTTGGCTCACAGGTCCTGTCCATTTCATGGGAAAAGGACCCCACTTCCCCCATGCTGTATGATGTCCAGGTCCTCCGCACTGAACTGATGGAAGTTGTATATAAC GAGACGATAGAGATGAGAGCAGATTTCCCCGGGAAGGTTTACCGCGTGAACTGGACCTCCTCCGTACCCCTGGAGTGCACCTCCCACTCCGTGCGGCTCCGCTCCCAACACCAGCAGCTCACCAGCGAGTGGAGCCCCCTAGAGACCGTTCTAG GGATGGACATACCTATCAACAGCAATGCCAAAATGTACCCCCAGGACAAAGTGGTCCCCGTGGGCAGCAACATGACGTTCTGCTGCATCATGAAGGAGGGGAATACGTCCGGGAGATTCCTGTACAAAAGCAGCCACCTGCCGAGCGTCCGGCTGAGCAGGCGGAGCTACGCCTGCACAGTGACCAATCAGCGGCCCTCCATCCCCTCGGGGACCAATGTGCTGTGCGTGGATGAGGAGCAGGGCCTGCGCGCAGGCTCCGGCGCCGTGGTGTTCGTGGGCT TTCCTCCTGGTGACGAGAGCTTGGTGTGTGAGACCAGAGACCTGGTGTCCGTGGAGTGTGAGTGGAGCACCGGGCGGGACACGCACCTGAAGGGGGTGTCCCGCCAGACATACTACACCCTCAACGGAAG GAACTGCACAGATGCCAATAAACGAGCCTTTGGTGGTAAGAAGGTCAGTAGGCTGCAATGCCAACTGAGTGTGACCTTGGAGCAGGGGGATAGAAACTGGACCCTAGTAGCCAAAAACCCCCTTGGTACAATCCAGCTCACTGACACGGCAGACCTGAATCACAGAG TGCGGCCCCGTGCTCCGCTGGGGGTGACAGGCGAGGTGCGCAGCCGGAACGCCAGCCTGCGCTGGCGCTGGGGAACGCGCGGGTACGCCACGCTGCCCCTGGAGTGCCAGGTGCTGGTGAACAGCAGCGAGGAGGGTTCACGCACG TTTGAGTCCTCTGGCCGAGGCCTGACGCAGGCCGTGGTGCAGGGCCTGCAGCCTGACCTGGTGTATGCTGCTCGAGTCCGCTGCCGGCTGCGTGGAGCGCTCTGGAAGTGGGGCGATTGGAGCTCGGATTATACCCTCAAGACCCAGGAGGAGT GTGCTGATGCTCTGGACATATGGGCGTGGATGGACACAAACCAAACTGGGTACATCAAGTGGAAA CCCCTACCAAAGCGGCAGAGCCACGGGCAGATCTTGGGTTACCAGGTGACTTACGGCAGACCAGGCCAGGAGgactggcagacgctctcactcccgccaaccaatcacagcgccGGCCTCCAGCTCGGCCTCGACGGCGATTACATCATCACGGTCACAGCCCGAAACTCTGCGGGCGACTCGCCTCCCGCCAGCATCACCGTCCCAAAATTCGGAGCGG aaaaagTGCACACCCCCTACAAGGTGTATGGCAGCGATGGAGGGTTTGACTTGTCCTGGGCTGCTGATGTCAACACCACCTGCGGCTACGTGGTGGAATGGCACCGCACCGGCAAACTGGACTGCAACTGGGAGAAGGAGCCTGACGGAAATACTAGTGCCAGGATCGAGTCAG AGAGCTTTGAGGCTGGAGTTCAGTACAGCTTCTCAATCTACGCCTGCACCCCGGGAGCTCCAGAGCTGCTGGGGAGGAGAGTGGGATATGTGAAGGAGCTGG CCCCTGCCCAGCACGTCAGTCGGCTGACTGTACAGCAGTATGGTTCCGACGCTCTGCTTAGTTGGGATGAGATTCCCTTGGAGAAACGGAGGGGGTTCATCTGTGGATATACCATCTACATATCCAATGGGTCCCACCTTGTTCCAATAG AGAATATAAGCAGTCCTGCCAGGAACCATACGGTGAAAAACCTGCAGCCGGGCTCGTACAAGTTCACCGTGAAGGCGTACACGTCCGCTGGACCGGACGGTGGGGTCACCGTGTCCCTCAGACTGGACCCGTCCA cGGATTGGCTGGTTGGGGAGATTCTTATTGCCCTGGGTGCAATGAGCGGTTTTCTGATTCTCATGACCATCATCTGCTACAAGAAGAGGCGATG GGTGAAGAAGACGTTCTACCCTGAGATTCCAGAGCCCAAGCTTCAAGAAGAGTGGCCCACCACACCT gGAATGTTTGTCAGCCGGACTCTAGATGTGGAGCCCTGTCCGCACAACACAGTGCACATTGTGGAGAACCCGGAGCGCGAGTCTGGCAAACTGGAGCCCACGGTGGTGCTGGAGGACGAAGTGGAAGGTGACGACAGTTCAGGGGACAGCTCGACCGACACCGACTCCTCCGATCCCGTCGTTCTCCGATACTACAACCAGGTGGTGGACGACGGCTCGCGAGGGCCCCCGTCGACAGACTCCTCCGCCTCCTCATCCACCTCCATGGCCTCCGCCCGCACGGATGTTACGTACACCGGGATCCAGACCTCCCCCTGCTCTTCTGCAGCTGTGGCCCCACTGGAGGCTGTGCAGGCGGGGAGCTACAGGCCTCAGATGGCCCCGGCACCGGAGCTCCAGGAGCCCCAGCTGGACACGAGCGAGCCAGCTGACCTCCCCCTGCTGGGCGGCTTCGGGGGCTACCAGCCCCAGAGCACCTGGAGGGAGGACTCCCCGGAGTCCCACAGCCTGAACTGCTCCCTGGGCAGCCCCACCTCAGTCAGCTCCTCCCAGTTCCTCCTCCCCGACCCCTCTGCCGAGGACGAGGCCGAGCACGCGCCCTCCACCACCTGGTTTCACAACCTGCTGTCGGGCAAACCCTGA